The region GCCACCGACGCCGCCATCTCGCCCAGTTCCGCGAGGCGCGTCGAGTGGACGAGCTGATCCTCCTGTCGGCGCGCGGCTTCCTGCGTCTCGCGCTGGCGGCGCTCGGCGCTCACGCGGGCGGTGACGTCGTACACGTGCACCAGCACCGCGCGGCGGCGCTCGAAGTCGATCGCGCTGCTGTGAATTTCCACGAAGACCGTTTCACCGCCCGCGTCGCGCAAACGGCACTCGAACGGCAACGTGGACAACTCGCCCGCATCGCGCAGCGCGCGCACGCGCTCCTCGACGCGGGCTCGATCGTCCGGATGCACGAAGTCGAACACGATGCGCCCGACCGCGCCGCCGGGCGCAAGCCCCAGCAGGCGCTCGAAGCGCGCGTTGGCGTAAAGTGCGCGGCCCTCGCGGAACATCACGAGGCCCACGGGCGACGATTCGAAGAGCGCCTGGAGATTGTCGCGCAGGATCTCGAGGCTCGCGAGCGTGCGCCGGGAACGGTCGGCCCACGCGCCGACATACCCGGCGAGCAACGCCCAGGCCGCGCCGCGGGTGAGGTGCGCCGCGAACCCGATCGGCGTCGCCTCTCCCTCGATCGCGAAATGAACGACGGCGAGCGCCGCCGCGACCGGCCACGCGCGCCGGCCCCACCACAACCCCATGAGCGCGGCGACGAGCGGCGCCAACGGCGCGAACGCACCCCACGGCGACCCACGAGCGACGAGAGCGAGCGCGATGTCGACGACGCCGAGCGCGACCGCGGCGAGCAGGTGCCGCTCGCGGCGAACCGCGCGCGGGGCAACCGCGTCGGGAGGATGGGGAAAGTTCGTCATCGCCGAGTCCGAAACACGCGCCTTGACCAGCCGCGCCGGGCGAGAATCTAGCACGAATCGCGCGCTCGCGGGCGGAAATGACGAAGGCGCGCGCGGCCGCGCTCGGCAGTGGCGCACGCAACTTGACAATGCCCGTCAAAACGACAAATGATCCCGCGTCGCGGACGGGGGAATCGGCGGTTCAGGTGTATTCGCGCGAGCCGCGAAACCCACGCGCGCGACCGACTCGTCACGCACGGGGAGGAGTGCCCGAGGGGTTGATGGGGGCGGTCTTGAAAACCGCTTGGTGTGAAAGCCACGGGGGTTCGAATCCCTCCTCCTCCGAAATCGCCGCGCGAAGCCGGGCACACGACGGCGAACGCGAAGACGATCGGAAACGCGAAACGACGTGGAGAGATGACCGAGAGGCCGAAGGTGCTCGCCTGCTAAGCGAGTGTAGGGTCAAAAACCTTACCGAGGGTTCGAATCCCTCTCTCTCCGAACGAATCCCGCGGCCCGCCGTTTCGCGCCGCGGGTTTTGTTTTGGCGGAACGACATGAACGCGCCGCGCAAATTCCGCTACCTCTTCGGCCCGATCCCGTCGCGGCGGCTCGGCTACAGCCTCGGCGTCGACCTGTTCGAGACGAAGGTCTGCACGCACAACTGCCCCTATTGCGAATGCGGCCCGACGCGACAACTCACCAAGGAGCGCGGCGAGTTCGTGCCGTTCGGCGACGTCGCCGCCGAACTGCGCGCGTTTCTGCCGCACGCCGGGCTCGACTTCGTGACGTTTTCGGGCAACGGCGAGCCCACGCTGTATTCGCGCCTCGGCGATCTCGTGCGCCTGATCCGTTCTCTGTGCGACACACCCAT is a window of Deltaproteobacteria bacterium DNA encoding:
- a CDS encoding PAS domain S-box protein, encoding MTNFPHPPDAVAPRAVRRERHLLAAVALGVVDIALALVARGSPWGAFAPLAPLVAALMGLWWGRRAWPVAAALAVVHFAIEGEATPIGFAAHLTRGAAWALLAGYVGAWADRSRRTLASLEILRDNLQALFESSPVGLVMFREGRALYANARFERLLGLAPGGAVGRIVFDFVHPDDRARVEERVRALRDAGELSTLPFECRLRDAGGETVFVEIHSSAIDFERRRAVLVHVYDVTARVSAERRQRETQEAARRQEDQLVHSTRLAELGEMAASVAHEINQPLTSIRNFAKNAIYMLDHDAGGPGDVRENLRLVSEQVDRASKIIRQMRELARRTEMTHEPVDLNAVARDALDFLMPQFRVQETDVTFEPDAAMPPVIGDRIRLEQVFINLLSNARQALDGVEHRRLRVTTRRTDGPDPRAEVEVADSGVGFAPEAAARLFAPFFTTKAPGQGTGLGLSISRQIVEDHGGTIDARGETGRGATFTIRLPLARRP